A region of Ictalurus furcatus strain D&B chromosome 1, Billie_1.0, whole genome shotgun sequence DNA encodes the following proteins:
- the si:dkey-29h14.10 gene encoding uncharacterized protein si:dkey-29h14.10 isoform X3: MPSCMVQQISDCLRSSRTLTDYEVQVIRAAVTDMQQATCLLQTLLRKGRTPCLLFFRCLYVCSPSLFHTVTRGLVKVTDEDHHHVETSSFAEASGPVPSCVININNSSVSNCIIGNNNSLCCLLSQTDDINDAVEDTQRSQQRETPDSSAAPNVQVEHSNVEYVIIGDNNYMNIESSLDSEDQEETDSVLEDFGGIKRVR; this comes from the exons ATGCCCTCCTGCATGGTGCAGCAGATTTCGGATTGCCTACGCAGCTCACGTACGCTCACCGACTACGAGGTGCAGGTGATTCGTGCCGCGGTCACAGACATGCAACAAGCCACGTGTCTCCTGCAAACGCTCCTGCGCAAGGGCCGCACACCGTGTCTGCTCTTCTTCCGGTGCCTGTATGTGTGCAGCCCCTCGCTCTTCCACACCGTCACCAGAGGCTTGG TGAAAGTTACTGATGAGGATCACCATCACGTGGAGACGTCTTCCTTTGCAG AGGCATCTGGACCTGTTCCCTCATGTGTCATAAACATTAACAATTCCTCGGTGTCCAACTGCATCATTGGAAACAACAACAGCTTGTGCTGTCTTCTCTCTCAGACTGATGACATTAACG atgcAGTAGAAGATACACAGAGGAGTCAGCAGAGAGAAACGCCAGACTCCTCAGCGGCTCCTAACGTTCAGGTGGAGCACTCCAACGTAGAGTACGTCATCATAGGGGACAACAACTACATGAACATTGAGAGCAGTCTGGACTCAGAAGATCAGGAAGAAACGGATAGTGTGCTGGAGGATTTTGGGGGGATAAAGAGGGTGAGATAA
- the si:dkey-29h14.10 gene encoding uncharacterized protein si:dkey-29h14.10 isoform X1 codes for MNIVASNSSMTVISPDKVLKRELCTLSKRMPSCMVQQISDCLRSSRTLTDYEVQVIRAAVTDMQQATCLLQTLLRKGRTPCLLFFRCLYVCSPSLFHTVTRGLVKVTDEDHHHVETSSFAEASGPVPSCVININNSSVSNCIIGNNNSLCCLLSQTDDINDAVEDTQRSQQRETPDSSAAPNVQVEHSNVEYVIIGDNNYMNIESSLDSEDQEETDSVLEDFGGIKRVR; via the exons ATGAACATCGTCGCATCGAACAGCAGCATGACAGTGATCTCACCAG ATAAGGTACTTAAGCGTGAGCTGTGCACGCTGAGCAAGCGCATGCCCTCCTGCATGGTGCAGCAGATTTCGGATTGCCTACGCAGCTCACGTACGCTCACCGACTACGAGGTGCAGGTGATTCGTGCCGCGGTCACAGACATGCAACAAGCCACGTGTCTCCTGCAAACGCTCCTGCGCAAGGGCCGCACACCGTGTCTGCTCTTCTTCCGGTGCCTGTATGTGTGCAGCCCCTCGCTCTTCCACACCGTCACCAGAGGCTTGG TGAAAGTTACTGATGAGGATCACCATCACGTGGAGACGTCTTCCTTTGCAG AGGCATCTGGACCTGTTCCCTCATGTGTCATAAACATTAACAATTCCTCGGTGTCCAACTGCATCATTGGAAACAACAACAGCTTGTGCTGTCTTCTCTCTCAGACTGATGACATTAACG atgcAGTAGAAGATACACAGAGGAGTCAGCAGAGAGAAACGCCAGACTCCTCAGCGGCTCCTAACGTTCAGGTGGAGCACTCCAACGTAGAGTACGTCATCATAGGGGACAACAACTACATGAACATTGAGAGCAGTCTGGACTCAGAAGATCAGGAAGAAACGGATAGTGTGCTGGAGGATTTTGGGGGGATAAAGAGGGTGAGATAA
- the si:dkey-29h14.10 gene encoding uncharacterized protein si:dkey-29h14.10 isoform X2: MNIVASNSSMTVISPDKVLKRELCTLSKRMPSCMVQQISDCLRSSRTLTDYEVQVIRAAVTDMQQATCLLQTLLRKGRTPCLLFFRCLYVCSPSLFHTVTRGLVKVTDEDHHHVETSSFADVRSECFLSHRRGLEWILTGIACALGERMQVCCESTSSLICFCFPSCINMCEERYAVKNACSCTCFASAKNCVHTLCIHTLCAVVMIYTILN, encoded by the exons ATGAACATCGTCGCATCGAACAGCAGCATGACAGTGATCTCACCAG ATAAGGTACTTAAGCGTGAGCTGTGCACGCTGAGCAAGCGCATGCCCTCCTGCATGGTGCAGCAGATTTCGGATTGCCTACGCAGCTCACGTACGCTCACCGACTACGAGGTGCAGGTGATTCGTGCCGCGGTCACAGACATGCAACAAGCCACGTGTCTCCTGCAAACGCTCCTGCGCAAGGGCCGCACACCGTGTCTGCTCTTCTTCCGGTGCCTGTATGTGTGCAGCCCCTCGCTCTTCCACACCGTCACCAGAGGCTTGG TGAAAGTTACTGATGAGGATCACCATCACGTGGAGACGTCTTCCTTTGCAG ATGTGCGTTCAGAGTGCTTCTTAAGCCATAGGAGAGGACTCGAGTGGATACTGACCGGCATTGCTTGTGCTCTAGGTGAACGCATGCAGGTCTGTTGTGAAAGCACGAGCAGTCTCATCTGCTTCTGCTTTCCTTCCTGTATAAATATGTGTGAAGAGAGATATGCAGTGAAAAATGCTTGCTCATGCACTTGCTTTGCTTCTGCAAAAAACTGTGTGCATACtctatgtatacacacactctgtgcTGTTGTTATGATTTATACaatattgaattga